In the Pocillopora verrucosa isolate sample1 chromosome 4, ASM3666991v2, whole genome shotgun sequence genome, TGAAGAACTCTCCTAATGCAGCAATAAATTCtcttattatatactcaacaaaatatctcgtttctgattggtcaatgatgaatgcataaataggttatagagtgcaatagaggttatagagtgcaatacggagaagttgccatggaaacactgatggagtaattttgtcgagaatataataaataaaaaatcgtatgaacctgcttgtgcatttcgtgatttatggtcactcgtgatgttttgaaagttctcaaattgcactcgcctacggctcgtgcaattttgagaactttcaaaacatcactcgtgctcataaatcacgaaatgcactcgcgttcatacgatttccttTACTTATTGTAGTTCACTTGTAAACAATATGGTAAGTGCTTCTCTACAGTGATACAGAGAATCCTGGTGCACATGAACTTGGACGTAATGTGGTtgattttgtattaattttttgtaaacttttggAATTTTAAGGTCGAAGTTGTGAAACCAGAGTTGACAACTGTCTTGGAAATCAGTGCCAAAATGGTGCAACATGCCTCTCTGAGCAGAATGGCTACTCATGTCAGTGTGCCCCTGGCTTTAAGGGACATTTGTGCCTGGTTGACATTAATGAATGTGCTTCCAACCCCTGCAATCATGGTGAATGCAGGGATGGTCTCAACAAATATGTTTGTGTCTGTGACAGTGGCTACAGTGGCACTAAATGTGAAACCAATATTGACGACTGTCAACCTAAGTAAGTGGTTCTACTTTGAGTTTGAAGGAGAGGTCACTTAATGGCTACCTCATCTGTTAAATGGGTAACTGTATGCTATTGCATTTTGAtttctatctatctattttttGCAGTCCCTGTTTCCATGGATCAACTTGttttgataaagtaaataatttttcctgTACGTGTTCTCCTGGTTTCTCTGGGCAGAGGTGCGAGCACCATATAGATGAATGTAATTCACAACCCTGCCAAAATGGTGCAACCTGTGTTGATGAGATTGGCTCCTACAGCTGCTACTGCAAGCCAGGCTACACTGGAAGGAATTGTGAAAGTGTGATAAATTGGTGTCAGAGCTCTCCATGTaaaaatggtggaacatgtAAACAAGACCCAAATGCTCttgattttcattgtgattgtcTTACAGGATTTAAAGGTATAATTTGTGATGTGGAAAACATAACCTGTAACAATGCTAAGACTAAACTTACAGATCGAAGTACTGTGTGTTTGAATGGTGGTACTTGCATTGATGATTACCAGAATGTGCAGTCCTGTTCTTGTCCTCCTGGCTTTATGGGAAGCTACTGCAAATTGAACATCAATGATTGTGCAAGTGGTCCTTGTAAGAATGGTGCTCAGTGCTCCGATGGTGTAGCAAACTATACCTGCAGTTGTGCGAGAGGATTTGCTGGTGACGACTgtgaagaaaatattgatgattGTGCTTTAAACCCATGTGACAATGGTGGCACTTGCATTGATCTTGTAGATGGCTTTATCTGCTCTTGTCCTGTTGGATATGTTGGCAACAGGTGTGAACAGAATCCTAATGATTGCTTGATATCTAGTACTGCCTGTTTCAATGGAGGACATTGTGTGGATGGCCTGAAGGCTTTTTCCTGCCAGTGTGCTGCAGGATATTCAGGAGTGCGTTGTGAGGTTGACATCGATGAATGTGCATCCAATCCTTGCTCTGCACTTGGGActgaaaagtgttattctttgCCTAATAATGATTACAGTTGTAAGTGCAAGATGGGATTTCTTGGGAAAAACTGTGACATCGATATCAATGAATGTTTGTCATATCCCTGCCAAAATGGAGCTGAATGCAAGGATGGGGCTGGGAAACATATCTGCCTCTGCCAGATGGGATATTCAGGGCTAAACTGTGAGCGTCGTGTTTACTCATGTTCAGATGATCCTTGCTTGAACAGCGGCACCTGCTTGACACATACAAATGGTAGTTTTTCATGTGCTTGCGTGGATGGggtaaaaggaaaaagctgTGAATGGAATCTGGACGACTGTCTTTCCACACCTTGCCAGAATGGGGGAACATGTGTGGATTTGTTCGGTAACTATGAGTGCAAGTGCCCTGTGGGGTATACTGGAAGAAACTGTGAGCAGGAGATTAATGAATGCCAAAGCAATCCATGCAAGCACAATGGTACATGTGAAGATATGATGGGCCATTACAGATGCAAGTGTCCAGGTAAAAAGTGATTTCAGGGAATACATTTTTAAGGCATTATTGGTGCAAGGAGGGGGATATGAGGGTTGGGGAAAGAAAAGCGTGTTGACCTGAAGGATATGAGACATTCATCTTGGatttgttttaaccctttaactcccacgagtgaccaagacagaaattctccttacaaaatcaatacaattttaaccagataagtgatgagaaaaaagaaaaatatcaatttggggataattagttgatccaatactaaattctctgaactaacatcataaggatagtatggttgacagtaaggaaaatgacaaatttgatctgggagttaaagggttaatgaaatGGCAACtacttttaactctttaactccaaTGAATGATTGAGattgagacagaatttctcctttcaatgtCAATGtgatatcaagcaggcaagtaaTGAGAACTAAGTGGACTGTCAATTTGGGGATTCTTTGTTGATTCAACAGTAATTTCTcccaacatcataagaattgtattgaagacagtaaggagaattacatgtactaatgagatcttaggagtggaGGGGTGAAAACGTTTCATTGCTCCATAGAGCTTCACCAAGTTTAGAAGCCACTTTAACTCTTTGACTCaaaagataataaattttttcctttgttgtcttTCCTGCTTCGTATCTCCAGACATTATCCTTCAGTTGgtgtgttttcattttagattcTCATCTACTTGACAGAGATTTGGCGTTTTGATCACTCGTCAGAGACATAATGTCCACTTCAACAGACATGatttaattgtatttattttttttttttcccattcagtTGGCTTTAACGGGACCGACTGCGAGGAAGAAGCGAAATGCCCCTATTCGTATtgtaaaaaaacatttgtacCAGGAGGGACTTGTAACGTAAGCTTATCAAAtggatttaaaacaaaatcgcagaagtttgaatttttttgctcttaACTTTTTCGTGTATAGCCATTCTTCGTAGTAATGTCTTAcgctttttgttttaattcaggAAAGTTGCAACACTCACTCTTGCAACTGGGACGGGACTCTTTGTTCCCTTGGAATACAACCATGGAAGAATTGCTCTGTACATACAGCAAGTGGAGAATTTTGCTTCAAAGTGTTCCAAAATGGAAAATGCGACACGTATTGCAACAAAGCTGAATGCCTTTTTGATGGATTTGACTGCAATGCACCCAAGGAAGAATGCAGGTATATACGAAATATTGTTATTGCAAAACTGATGCAAAATAGCTAATTCTTAAATTAAGTTCAggagtcagaaaaaaaaataaaacgatcaCGTtgcaaaagaaacttattttttactTCCTTACGTactattttgtatttgtttgcaTTACAGCAATGATGATTATTGCAAGTCACGCTTTGAGAATGCAATATGTGACACGGTGTGCAACAATGAAGCTTGTTTGAAAGATGGCCTGGACTGCGAGACTGGAAAACCGGAACCGGTGGGTGAAATCACTAATAGCTGTTTCTGCAGAATAATCAGATAGTCGTTATTGTGATAAAATTAGTACCTTGGTTCTCCACGTGAATAATATCGAGTTTCAGTCAAAAGTAGGCTTTTGACATTTACCTATTCGTGAAACGAATTGAAGTTATAAAAATCTgttgaaaaaaaccttttctcTCTCTTAAAGGGCGAAGGGACGCTTATACTAGTGCTGAGGGTGCCTCCAGAAGTTTTCCGCAATGGCTCAAGAATATTTATGAGAGAACTTTCTGCGGTTTTGAACACCATCGCGTTTATCAAGAGACAAGGAAACGAAGAAATGATCTTTTCCTTTGATCTTAAAACGCGTAAACGTCGCCAAGTTGTTCATCTGCGTGTTCTTCGAGCGGCCGACGGAACAGGGTaagtaaaatattaattgttttttttttattgcggATACTTGCGTGCAGGAGGCGTTTTCACTCTGAATGCTTCGATCTGGCGTGCCGTGGAACAAACACGTAGACTtatcttttgtttctgtttataTTCCTGCCCGCCATATAAACCACTACAACATGCCCTTTTGTGTAATGTGTTTTGTAAAAGATAGTCGAAACTTCTGTGGACAGATGTTCTCGTTACAAGAGAGAATCAGTGTCTGCTACCGTAAGTATCTTTTTACATGACTTACCCCACGGCCGGACTATTGCTGTATATTTTCTTGATCGAAATTTCAACCGTTGAATGCTCCAGTTCTTTACCATACAACTGAACTGACTTCTTCCCGCCTTGAATTTTGTTGACGTCACTGACTTCCCTCTCTCTTGTCTCTAAAGGACGAAAGTGCACGTACAGCTTGACCAACGAGGTTGTTCAGGACCAGCGTGTATCTCCACAGCCAGCGAAGtaagtcttttattttttttgtctaaggTTGTTCTTGGTTCCCTATCAGTGCTAACCTTGTCCTGTTTTATGCGATTTTAGGCGGCCCGCTACCTAGGTGCGTTAAAGTCGTCTAATAAGCTGGATCTACCCTATCCTGTGTACAGAGTGGAAGGTTGGAACTCTTGTGTTCTTTTGTTATAATTGTTATcatgattatgattattattatgattatgattatcaTTCCATTATcgtcaatattattattattattattattattattattattatcatttttactactactattattgtttttgttgttgttattagtGTTTGTTTGAGGGCTCTGCCATCTTATTAGTGTCTCGGGTTATCAGCCGTCATCGAGTCAAGATTTGTTTAATACTAAGGGCCTGTTCCACATGTGCCAAGGATTCCCTAGTGGTAGTAGTTCCAATTATCTTCACATAGTTTTGGCCGTGCATTTAGCTTTTCGTTTTTACAGGACGTCTCATTTTGAGCGAAACAGAAAGCGAGAGATAATTGTAATCTGATGGCGCCTCTTAAAGGTTCATACGTCACGCTTTGAATGTTGCGTGGCGACTCACGGAAACTTACCGGTTTACACTTACGTACTGCATGCGTTTATCTGACGCAGTGTCattgttttaaatgtttcttttttgtgttttatttagtgGAGGACAGCTCTTCAACTCCATCACCGCCTGTTTCTGGAACTAAGCTGTCACCACTTTACATAGCCATTCTGTGTGTAGTTATCCCACTGCTTCTTGTGGGAGGGTTGTTGGGTGGCAAGAAAGTATACGCCAAGCTATGGGTTCCAGAGGGCTTTCCTATATACCGGTCCCGGCGCCAGCCGTCTACCAGACGTGATCCTGTAGGGCAAGAAGTCTCCATGAGGTGAGTATATTAGGTGATCATAAGATGATCTCTAGGATCAAGAAAGTAAAGCTTGTTAGGGGAAATGATGAAGTggaaattcattttgattttgcTGTTTTCCTTTCACGGAAGATCGATGAGCAAGAGTTCGTCAGAAATTGATGAAGAGGGTGCATGCGCCGACGGCGAGAGCAGCCGTTCAGACTTGACTCCTCCCAGAGAATCTAAACGCGTTAAGCTGGACAACGGTGAAGACTCGCGAAAGTGGACCACACTTCATAAGCAAGCGGCGGACGTAACTGTGCGCAACTGCGCGTTGGCTTTGACTCCTCCTCAGGAGGGAAGCGGCGAAAGAGGGGTACCGGGCGTAGACGTGGATGCTAGAGGCCCAGGTGGAATGACAGCCCTTCACTTGGCATCCTGCCGTGGAACTTACGGTGATGGCAGCAGCCTTGATGATGACAAAGACAGTGATGACAGTGGAGGGGCCATGGTGTCGGATCTACTGTCCCTTGGGGCAAACTATGTTTCCAAGACGGACCTGGAAGAGACGCCGCTTCATCTTGCTGCCCGGCACTCAAGGGCGGATGTGGCTAAACGTCTGTTGGACTACGGAGCAGATGCGAACGCACGTGACCGTCTCAACCGCACGCCCCTCCATTTGGCCATCGGAGCTGATGCACAAGGTGTCTTCCAGGTAAATAACACTTAGTATTCACCTTGATTTAGGAAAGCAAATGTTATCCAACAAAATTCCATTCATCATCATCTAGCATTCCCGCGATGTTTCCTATTCcaaattgattaaatttttttctttttctctgataTCTCTGACCGACTTCATTTCTCCGTGCATTCAGATCTTGTTAAGGAATCGTGCCACAGACCTCGAAGCCCGAATGGACGACGGTACCACTCCGCTTATCCTTGCCGCAAGACACGACCTTCCAGACCTGGTGCGGCACCTCATCAAAGCCGGAGTGAAGGTTAACAGTGCTGACAATCAAGGTGAATTCCTCACCCCCATTTTCCGTTTCTGAAATAGGATAGATTTAAACATTCGTATCAAATTCTGACAGCTTGAATGTTTCTCATAGGAAAAACGGCTTTGCATTGGGCTGCGTCAGTGAACAGCCTGGATGTCACCAAAGAGTTGTTAAGAAATGGCGCCAAGAAAGACGCCCAGGACGAAAAGGTTAGTTTAATTCGCATCTATTTTTCATGTGAGCTTGGTTCGCAGGAAGCAGAGGAGCTTTATTTGACTGCATATCTAGTCAAATTCACCGGACATTTGCAACGCAAATTGATCGTTGAAGTCGACGATACATGCGGTCATTTTATGTGGCTGTTGAAATCCTATGCGCAAGGTATTGTGGGTTTTTCACCATTGGCCCATCGTGGCTTGCAGGGAAAGCtattcaatcgctctgacgaagggctaacgctcgaaacgtcagcctttttaccctttacggtggctaatttacgttttcaacccagttgttaacactaaattacctgctatactctcccaccgacgcagcaccacagtttctttagaaacttacccctttattcattagtcAAAGATAaccctttttctgttttgataattttttttttgtgacggTGATTGCTGTTAAAGCGTTTTTTAATCCATTTCTAGGGTCAAACTCCGTTGTTCCTGGGTTGTCGTGAAGGCAGCGTACAGACCGTGAGACATCTCTTGGTGAATTATGCCAACAGGAAAGTTGCCGATTCTATGGACATGACACCTGAAGATATCGCTAAACAAAGACATCATCACGACATTGTCGAATTGCTTACGGATTGGTCACTTGGCTGTAACTCGCCTAAGGCAGTTCCAGCCCCTACTTCACCCCCCGAGGGGCAAAAATCACCCATGGTTAGCATAGCATCTCCTCTGGCAACATCGCCACCAGCTGTCGAAATTCCCAATGGTAGCGCGGCAGCCATGGTACAACAATTCCACGCGGCGCGTCCAAAGGCCACAGGGAGTAGAACGCCTGGATCGAGACCCAGGCCGAGTGCAACcggaaataataataacaataatgcaAAGAGGAAGCGCAAGAAGGCGCGGCCTGACGAGGAAGTGCACTCGTCAATGAGTGTCGTCCCAACGCTTTCATCTCCTGGGTCCGGGCATGTTGTAACGTCCTGCACTGCTGGACAGCAACAGCAGCAGGCGTTTTCGCCAAATTGTGTGCCAATCTCGAACGTACTCTCGCCGTTAGGGAGCATTTCTCCCGGCATATCTCCCGGCATATCTCCTGCGGATTCAACTACGCTATCACCTTTTCAAGCTCCAAATTCGTTGGATGCACAACCACCTTCACCGCTAGAAATATTATCACCCGATGACCTAGCCGGGTTGGAAGAGGTTGACCTTGATTTTGATTTAGTTGGCGCTCTCGATGATCCTACGGATATGTCCATATGCGGGTTTACCATGAACACTTCTTTAGGGCAGGGGGCCGCTATGGACCACACTGTACCCACTACATCAGACTGTCTGTACATGCCCGTCAGGCCATTCGAGGGTCAAAGACTCTACTCGGTTCATAGCACACCGGACTTACCTTGTGTCGGTCTGCAACCTTCCGACTCTCGAGCTTTAGTCTTTAACGGAAGAACTTGTCATTCGGCGCAGAAGGCGCCTCCACCGATCTCTCAACAGGCCGCATTTCAGGCCATCACTAACTCCAACATGTATTCTCACGTCGGTGGCGTTGGCGGATTAGGAAACGGCCAGCCGTTTAGGAAAGACTACCAAAATGACGATTATTCGATGCGCCATCAACAATTGCAACATATGCCGCATCAGCTTGTCTTTCCGGCCGACGAAATGGCTCCTGTACATACACAAGTGCGGTTCATGAATAATTACGACTCGTCGCCGCAAAAGTATTTATCATCTTTCCCGACCCCCTCACCTGATTCGCCGGGAGACtgttcatcatcgtcatcatcgtccTCGTGCTAATCAATTGATTTCTGTACTATTCGTGTTTGTTATGATTGGGTTTTTTTAAGATCGCCATGAGAGTCGTCACAATACATACTACGCTCAGTTATTTTCTATTGTATTCTTGGTTTATTAATCGCTAAgcgtatttatttatttgtacaAAAAATGACAGTGTAATTGCCAATAGTCACAAGTCAGTCTGGCTCTATAAGGAATGTCACGCAAGGTTTCGTGGGAAGCGGTGCGTGACGCCCCACCACAATTTGTCACGACTCACCCAAAATAAGCTTGGAATTTTCGAGcgagaatctttttttttgtttgttttttgttttgtttttgtttgtttttttgggttttttttggCATACTTGTGTGAGTCGTGGCTTCTTATCGAACTAGATTGACAATGAATACTGCCATTGACACTAAAATAAGTTTTGTCCACGCTACACCTCTGAAGAGAACTTATATTGTGCAACGATGAATAAGTAAGTTTGGTAAAACTGGTGTTTCAGGTTATGCATCATAATGTTACGAATCGTGTCAAGTTATTTATTAATCAGTTAACGTTGTAGTTATTCTATAGTCACTCAACTGTGTTTAGGGTGGCGAACTCGGAAGGTAAACAAATCGAAAATCAAGGCTTCTTAAACATACGATAAAAGGTTTCTAGATTGAACAGTTTTATAGTTCTTAAATTGCAAGAGGTTGTGTCCAGTCGGTTGAATGTTCATCAGATTTTGTAAGATATACGTCAAGGAATGATATTTCGTATGGTATGACCGTAACTGTAATTTTAAACGTGGGAAGGATTGCAGTACATAGATGCACTGCGTATTTGAAGGACAGTCCGCTCGAAGGACGGCGAAAAGTGGTCACtgctttaaaaaagaaaaaaatgcaattgatTTATAGTCGAATAATTGAATTTCATGTTGGAACAAAACACACAGAGCTATAGAAAagtttaatatatttttaagatgTAATTAGGGAGAACGTACCAAActgtaaatacattttttttttgtatattgaaaacaTTTATGCCCCATGTACTCGCCACACTCAGTTGAATCGACACACCTTAAACATTTGAGTTCTTAGTTCTGAAGTGAGGGGTTTTTAGGTATGGTTGAGTGACTGTTTTAGTCCGACTAGAAGCTTCGGTAATCCggtatattatttttataacttCTTTTCTGGAAATCATTTAAGTACATACACTATGTAATCAACGATAAAAATACTATTTTGGGAcggaaaaataataataaacctTGAATTGCGATAGAAGGCATACAGGTGGTGTATTGTTACGAACTATTTTTAAGATAGGGATGAATCGGTCGGAGTTTACAAACAACCTCATTGCGCGGAGTTATGAAAAGAACTGCGAACTTTGTTTACGCTTTAGGCAGCAGTTGGAAGTTTGCCCGATTTTATTCACGTTAACAGACAATCGACTGGTTATTTCCCGTATGAACAGTTCGCTTAAATTCTCAATGTAATAGAAGGAATTTCCTTTGTTCATCTTGTTTCCCTTATTTCAAGGAAACTCGGTTAAAGACGACTTTGCGAGGTAGGCACCAATTGTTTTTATGGACGCGAAAAACGTTGAAACGGCTAAGTCTGAATTGGAGTACTTTTCAAGAGCATGATTAATCTTCGTGTCAAGCCCTACGTTTTGGCCTGTATGTAAAGGAAGAGACATAAACACAATAGAAGGTGAATGACTTGGTAAATATTGACGGATTGAGTGGCCTCGTGGCGTTAAAACCCGTGGGAAAAATGTATTTTGCACCTTCCCACACACTTCTTTTCTCGTGCTCCTTTGTGCGGGACATCTGGTCCGtagccaatcacagagcgaggtGAAGTCGAAACCGTGCAGCACGTGCAGACTGACAGTGCTTCTTGTTcgaaaatcgtcgcttttttattcaaaacactCGCGGACAGCAGGGATTTACACTGTGTGGTAGACCGCGTGGAATTTAGGTCTTAGTACGCGCACAGTCGAGGGATTTCTTATTGTGCGGAAAGACCCCCTCATTAATGCGGTGAATTAATGACGTTTAACGCATGAGAGGAGGCAAATGGTGCGCAACAAACCGGAACAATTTCTTAGAAAGGGCGTCATAGAATGAGAGCGAGTGTGCTGTATATCACAAATAGACTTACGGAAGAAGCagaaaacactttaaaatagGGCCCATGAAACTTACTGGAATCATTGATGGTGCGCGGATTATTATAAGCGCGATTAATGTCATAATGTAATCTTCGTCGTATTTTGTTTGTGAATGACAACTCGCGACTCTCTTAATTGTGACCTGGCAGATGTTTATTGACTATGCTGCTTATTTGTTATGACAATTTGAAGCATTTTTCTACATTTTGGGCGATAGAACACGAATAACGAAACCTGCTATTTGAAATAGGAAAGTTTGAGGATCTTTTGTTCGAAGGAGAGAAGCAGAGTACATATACTGGTCACCAAAATACGTTCCGTGCACTCCCGCTTAAGTTATGTTTAATTGTTTGAATAGATGCAGAGTTAATAAACGCTCGAACGATGTCAAACAAAAGGTGTCTATGCAAAACGAATCAAGTATTGACTCGGAAGTACTTCAAGTTGACGCAAATTTCTCAAGTTCCCTTCGATACATTATGAATTGGTCACGAGACTTGAAAATTTCCTTCCTTTCCATTAGGTTGATTTCTGGGCAAGACCAATCTTGAAAACGAAGGCTCGTAATTAGTTAAAACCTCCAACAAAGCTTCTTTGGAAAACCACAAACAATGTCGAAAATGTGAATGGTCAATCAGAACCAGCGAGCGCGGAGATGCAGGATTCTAGGACAGTGTGTCCGGAAGACAATTACTTAATTCTGATTTGTTGAAAGCCCTACGCAAGATATGATCATCTCATCAATAATCCCCTCCACCGTGCGCGCCCCCCTTAATCCTTGATTAAGGGGGGCGGGCACGGTGTTATGGGGTGGAGGTTCATTTCTTTCTAAGACTTACAAACGAGAGGCGGGAGGGTGGCTTTTTAGGGGTAAGGGGCTTTTTAAAGGGCTGAGCAAAACCTTGCGGAAGGCTAAACGGGCAATTGTTATTTACGATCTAAATCTTCGCCCATACTAAACACATACCGTATACAATACAGATTTCTTGGATTCAAAACTTaagatatttgaaaagaaattagcgTAGGCTTTCCATCAACAATAGTAACACAATTCTATTTCGCCCAAACGAATGACAAAAGCTCTTCTTACC is a window encoding:
- the LOC131779349 gene encoding neurogenic locus notch homolog protein 1 isoform X2 produces the protein MKGYVIAIVSALFIPIVLASTCSDGYCKNGGTCSVLHGKANCSCPSNFSGLHCEKDVDECQVNNKCKNGGTCANNFGGYICSCIFGWDGPECTINKDDCVPSGNTPLCFNGGTCIDKVGKYDCLCPPGKMGPVCQHDDQCYHKPCYGTATCFTDAFGAYSCICPRGWTGKNCSIDIDECSLDLVSPCHHGGTCVNTNGSFECSCVAGYKGERCDKPIDECASNPCKNGAHCLDYTNFFVCACTPGWTGKYCETSINECASSPCQNGGQCTDLLNKYSCKCTIGFNGTNCEINIDDCANPNPCKNGATCTDGVGSYTCTCASGFTGGNCDKDIDDCVSVPCKHYGTCVDEVNGYSCQCTPGYTGNNCENQVDECASNPCMNGGSCTDLQNGFRCTCPQGTSGVRCEHNVDDCIGVTCANGGTCIDELNSYKCACHPGFYGGKCEMNTDECRSQPCQNGGICTDGVAQYHCQCPADFTGRSCETRVDNCLGNQCQNGATCLSEQNGYSCQCAPGFKGHLCLVDINECASNPCNHGECRDGLNKYVCVCDSGYSGTKCETNIDDCQPNPCFHGSTCFDKVNNFSCTCSPGFSGQRCEHHIDECNSQPCQNGATCVDEIGSYSCYCKPGYTGRNCESVINWCQSSPCKNGGTCKQDPNALDFHCDCLTGFKGIICDVENITCNNAKTKLTDRSTVCLNGGTCIDDYQNVQSCSCPPGFMGSYCKLNINDCASGPCKNGAQCSDGVANYTCSCARGFAGDDCEENIDDCALNPCDNGGTCIDLVDGFICSCPVGYVGNRCEQNPNDCLISSTACFNGGHCVDGLKAFSCQCAAGYSGVRCEVDIDECASNPCSALGTEKCYSLPNNDYSCKCKMGFLGKNCDIDINECLSYPCQNGAECKDGAGKHICLCQMGYSGLNCERRVYSCSDDPCLNSGTCLTHTNGSFSCACVDGVKGKSCEWNLDDCLSTPCQNGGTCVDLFGNYECKCPVGYTGRNCEQEINECQSNPCKHNGTCEDMMGHYRCKCPVGFNGTDCEEEAKCPYSYCKKTFVPGGTCNESCNTHSCNWDGTLCSLGIQPWKNCSVHTASGEFCFKVFQNGKCDTYCNKAECLFDGFDCNAPKEECSNDDYCKSRFENAICDTVCNNEACLKDGLDCETGKPEPGEGTLILVLRVPPEVFRNGSRIFMRELSAVLNTIAFIKRQGNEEMIFSFDLKTRKRRQVVHLRVLRAADGTGTKVHVQLDQRGCSGPACISTASEAARYLGALKSSNKLDLPYPVYRVEVEDSSSTPSPPVSGTKLSPLYIAILCVVIPLLLVGGLLGGKKVYAKLWVPEGFPIYRSRRQPSTRRDPVGQEVSMRSMSKSSSEIDEEGACADGESSRSDLTPPRESKRVKLDNGEDSRKWTTLHKQAADVTVRNCALALTPPQEGSGERGVPGVDVDARGPGGMTALHLASCRGTYGDGSSLDDDKDSDDSGGAMVSDLLSLGANYVSKTDLEETPLHLAARHSRADVAKRLLDYGADANARDRLNRTPLHLAIGADAQGVFQILLRNRATDLEARMDDGTTPLILAARHDLPDLVRHLIKAGVKVNSADNQGKTALHWAASVNSLDVTKELLRNGAKKDAQDEKGQTPLFLGCREGSVQTVRHLLVNYANRKVADSMDMTPEDIAKQRHHHDIVELLTDWSLGCNSPKAVPAPTSPPEGQKSPMVSIASPLATSPPAVEIPNGSAAAMVQQFHAARPKATGSRTPGSRPRPSATGNNNNNNAKRKRKKARPDEEVHSSMSVVPTLSSPGSGHVVTSCTAGQQQQQAFSPNCVPISNVLSPLGSISPGISPGISPADSTTLSPFQAPNSLDAQPPSPLEILSPDDLAGLEEVDLDFDLVGALDDPTDMSICGFTMNTSLGQGAAMDHTVPTTSDCLYMPVRPFEGQRLYSVHSTPDLPCVGLQPSDSRALVFNGRTCHSAQKAPPPISQQAAFQAITNSNMYSHVGGVGGLGNGQPFRKDYQNDDYSMRHQQLQHMPHQLVFPADEMAPVHTQVRFMNNYDSSPQKYLSSFPTPSPDSPGDCSSSSSSSSC